Below is a genomic region from Actinomadura sp. NAK00032.
CACGTTGACCTTGAAGCCGGAGTCCTTGAGGGCCTTCTTGGCGTCGTCCACCGTGCGGCCGGTGACGTTGGGGACGGGGATCTTCTCCTCGCCGCCGCCGTCGTCGCAGCCGAGCTGGATCGGGCCCGCGTCCACGATGCAGTCGCGCTTGTTGACGACGATGGTGACGTCGTCGCCGCGGGAGACGCCGGTGCCCTCCGAGGGGGCCTGGCTGACGACGGTGTTCGGCTGCTTGCCGTCCACCTTCTTCTTCTGGACGTTGACGTTCAGGCCCATCGAGCGCAGCTGGTTCGCGGCGGCGTCGCCGTTCTGCCCGACGAGGTCGGGCATGGACATGCCGGTGGAGACGACGATCGCGATCGGCTCGTCGGGGGACTGCTTGCGGCCGGCCTCCGGGTCGGTACTGATGACCCGGTCCTTGCCGACGGTCTGGGACGGGCTGGTGCTCGTCCGGCCGACGGTGAAGCCCTTGTCCTCCAGGGTCTTCTTGGCGTCGGCGAGCGGCTTGCCCTCGACGTCGGGGACCTCGTGGGGCGTCAGGCCCTTCGACGGCGTCAGCGTGACCGGCTCGCCCTTGGCGAGGCGGGCGCCGGCGGGCGGGTCGGACCTGGCGACGCCGCCCTTGTGGACGCGGTCGTCGTAGACCGCCTTCGCCGTGCGGACCTCCAGGCCCTTGGACTGCAGCTGGTCGCGGGCGTCGGCGACCTTCATGCCGATGATCGACGACGGGACGTGCTCGTACTGCCCGGACGTCTGGTACCAGACGGCCCAGCCGAGGATGAGCGCCGCGATCGCGCCGATGGCGACGAGGACGTACCGGCCGGTCAGCGCGCCGATCGCGCGGTCGGTGCGGGTGCGCTGCGCAGGGTGGTCGGCGGTCGGCTCGACGCGGGGGTCGAGGACGGCGGTGTGCCCGGGGGCGGGCGCCTCCAGCACGCTGGTCGCGCGGTGGGACGACTCCTCCAGCCGCCGGTCGAAGTCGCGGGGCAGGCCGCCGAACACCTCGGCGGCCTCGGCGAGGTACTGGTTCGCGTCGTGCGGGCGGCGGGCGGGGTCGTGGCTCGTCGCGTCGGTGACGAGCGCGTCCACCTGCGGGGGCAGCCCGGGGACGAGGGTGGACGGCGGCGGCACCGTCTCGTTCACGTGCTTGTAGGCGACCGCGAGCGGCGTGTCGCCCTGGTGCGGGAGCCGGCCGGTGAGCAGCTCGAACAGCATGATCCCGGCGGCGTAGACATCGGAGCGGAAGTCGGCGTCGCCGGACAGCACCTGCTCGGGCGCCAGGTAGCCGACCGTGCCGATGATCACGCCGGTCTTGGTCATCTTGCTCGCCGTCTCGGCCCGGGCGAGCCCGAAGTCGGCGACCTTGACCTGGCCGTCCTCGGTGATGAGCACGTTCTCCGGCTTGACGTCGCGGTGCACGAGGCCGGCCCGGTGCGCGGCGCCGAGCGCCGCCAGCACCGGCTGCATGATCTCCAGCGCGGCGCGCGGGCCGAGCCGGCCGCGCGCGGTCAGCTCCTCGCGCAGCGTGCGGCCCGGCACGTACTCCATCACCAGGAAGACGTGCTCCCCGTCGGTGCGCTGGTCGTAGACCGCGACGACGTTCGGGTGCGACAGCGCCGCCGCGGCCTTCGCCTCGCCGATGAAGCGGGTGACGAAGTCCTCGTCGGAGGCGAGCCCGGCGTGCATCACCTTGATCGCGACGGTGCGGTCGAGGCGGACGTCCCGCGCGAGGTACACCGTGGCCATCCCGCCGCGCGCGATGCGGGACTCGATGCGGTAGCGCCCGTCGAGCATCCGCCCGACGAGTGGATCAGCGACCGTCATGTCCATCGGTGCGAGTTTACGGGTGAACCGAAGCGGAACTCATCAGCCGCGAGTATGAGCATCCATGAGCCCCTGGGGTGATGCCTCTGGGGCGGGAGTGGCGCGGCGGCGGCCCCGGCTGCGGGAGACGGCCACGCCGGCCAGGCACAGCAGGCCGCCCGCGAGGGTGACCAGGCCGGGGACCTCGCCGAGGAACAGCCACGACATCGCGACGACGAGGGCGGGCACGGCGTAGGTGGTGGCGCCCATCTTCCCGGCGGACGTCCGGGCCAGCGCGTACCCCCAGGTGGTGAACGCGAGCGCGGTCGGGAAGACGCCCAGGTAGACCATGTTGAGGGTGGCGCCGGCGGGGGCGTGGGCGGCCTGCTCGGCCAGCTGCCCGGCGAACGGCAGGCAGGCGAGCGCGCCGATCCCGCAGGCGAACGTGGTGAACTGCAGGGCGGAGGCGTGCCGCAGCGCGGGCTTCTGGCTCACCACGCCCGCCGCGTAGGTCACGGCGGCGGCGAGGCACAGCAGCACCCCGCCGACGGACGCGCGGCCGTCCCCGGACATCGACAGCCCGACGACGGCGGCGCCGGCGAACGAGACGGCCATCCCGGCCACCAGCCGGGCCGAGATCCCCTCCTTCAGCAGCCAGCCGCCGAGGAGCGCGATCAGGATGGGCCCGATGTTGACGACGAGGGCGGCGGTGCCCGCGTCCACGAGCTGCTCGCCCCAGTTCAGCGCGACCATGTAGGCGCCGAACCACAGCACGCCGGCGGTGACGATGCCGGGCCACGCCGCCCGGGGCGGGAGTCCCTCGCGCCGGATCGCCCAGAGCACGCCGAGGACGACCGTCCCCGACAGGAGGCGGCCGAGGGCGAGCGCGCCGGGCCCGTACTCGGCGCCGGCGCTGCGGATCGAGACGAATGCGGACGCCCACAGCACGACCGTGACCGTGGCGGCGGCGACCGCGCGCTTGTCGACGCGACCCGTGTTCTCCTGCTGCATGTCACGCACCTTAGGTATGGGTCGTTTCCATGAACACCGAAATGACATGCCAGGTTGCGACATGTCCGGGGTGAGCGAACCCAGTCTGGTAAGGCGCAGGTTTCAGGTCCAGCGAATAATTCTATAGGCGATGCTTTAGCGTTGCTACGAGGTCGCGAGCCCCTCGAACGGCGAGGACGCCTGCGCGTAGCGGCGCCGCGGGATGCGCCCGGCCAGCCGGGCGAGCCGCCCCGCCTCGACCCCGTGCCGCATCGCCGCGGCCATCCGGGCCGGGTCCTGGGCGCGGGTGACCGCGGTCGCGAGCAGCACGGCGTCGCAGCCCAGCTCCATGGCGAGCGCGGCGTCGGAGGCGGTGCCGAGCCCGGCGTCCAGGATCACCGGGACGCCCGCCCGCTCGACGATCAGCTCGATGTTGTGCGGGTTGCGGATGCCGAGGCCCGACCCGATCGGGGAGCCGAGCGGCATCACCGCGGCGCAGCCGAGCTGCTCCAGCCGGTGCGCCAGCACCGGATCATCGCTGGTGTACGGCAGCACGGTGAAGCCGTCGTCGACGAGCTGCTCGGCGGCCTCCACCAGCTCGATCGGGTCGGGCAGCAGCGTGCGCTCGTCGGCGATCACCTCCAGCTTGACCCAGTCCGTGCCGAGCGCCTCGCGGGCGAGCTTGGCGGTGAGCACGGCCTCCCCGGCGGTGAAGCAGCCCGCCGTGTTCGGCAGCACCCGGATGCCGCACTCCTTGAGGACGTCCAGCACCGAGCCGCGCGCCGACGGGTCGACCCGCCGCATCGCGACCGTGGTCAGCGCCGTCCCGGACGCGGTCAGCGCCTCCCGCAGCACATGCATGCTCGGCGCCCCGCCGGTCCCCATGATCAGCCGCGAGTCCAGTTCCTCCCCGGCGATGACCAGTGCGTCCTTCTCCACCTCAGCCTCCTTGCACGGCGGTCAGCACTTCCAAACGGTCGCCGTCGCTCAGTGGCGTGGTCTCCCACGCGGAGCGGCGGACGACCTCGTCGTTCAGCGCGGCGGCCACACCGGTCCGCGCGGCGGTCACGGACGCGACCGCCTCGGCCACGCTCGCGGCCTCGGCCAGCTCGCGCGGCTCGCCGTTGACGGTCACCTTCATGCCTGCACCTCGCAGAAGCGGCCCGGGGCGAACGGCCCCGCGACCTCGGGGACGGGACGGTCCAGCAGCATCGCGGACAGGATGTCGGCGCTCACCGGCGCCAGCAGGACGCCGTTGCGGAAGTGCCCGGTGCCGAGCAGCAGGCCGGGCAGCGCGGACGGCCCCATCAGCGGCGCGTTGTCCGGGGAGCCGGGGCGCAGCCCGGCGGTGACCTCGGCGAACTCCAGCTCGGTGATGCCGGGCAGCAGCTCGCGGGCGTCGCGCAGCAGCTCCCACAGCCCGCCCGCGGTGACCCGCGTGTCGAAGCCCAGCTCCTCCTGGGTGGCGCCGAGGACGATCTCGCCGTCCGCGCGCGGCACCAGGTAGACCGACGAGCCCTTCACCAGGCCGCGGATCGTGCGGCGCAGGAACGGAACCCGGGTGCGGAGCCGGATCACCTGGCCCTTCACCGGGCGGACGGGCGGCACGCTCCCGGGCGGCAGCCCCTCCAGGTCGCCCGACCACGGCCCGGCGGCGAGCAGCACCCTGTCCGCGCGCAGCACCGTCCCGTCGTCCAGCCCGACGCCGGCCGCCGCGCCGCCTTCGACGACGATCCGGGCGGCCCGCTCGCGGACGAGGTGGACGCCGGTCCGCTCGCACGCGGCGAGCAGGGCCGCGGTGAGGCGGCGCGGGTCGATCGAGCCGTCGGCGGGGGCCAGCAGCCCGCCGCGCACGCCGGGCGCGAGCATCGGCTCCGCCCGCCGGCTCTCCCGGCCGGTCAGCGCCTCGGCGGGGATGCCGAGGCTCTCCTGGAAGCGGCGCAGGTCGTCGAGGTACTTCAGGTCGTCGGCGTCGAACGCGACCTGCAGCAGCCCGTCCGTGCGGTGGCCGGTGCCGAGGCCGGTCAGCTCCTCCAGCTCGGCGACGAAGGCGCCGTAGCGGTCGCGGGAGGCGAGGCCGAGCCGCAGCAGCGGCTCCTCGCCGTAGGTCAGCTCGCTGACCGGGGTGAGCATGCCCGCCGCCACCGACGAGGCGCCGCTCGCGGGGGACGGGTCGACCAGGGTGACCCCGCCGCCTCCCGCCGCGGCGGTCCGCCAGGCGGTGGCGAGGCCGATGACGCCCGCCCCGACGATCACGATCTGCATGCGCGCTCCCTTCGCCGGCATGATCCGGATCAGGTCCGGCGGTCGGCGGCCCGGTCAGCCGCCCTCTCAGCCCGGTCGCACCGGACTCCCGCGCTCTGTGATGTTTTACCTGATCCCTACCTTACGACCTCGATCGCGCCGTCCAACTCCTGGACAGGTGTCCACCCGAAATCGGCGGCGCATTAGGCTGCCCTTCATGGACAGGGTCATCGTCGTGGGTGGCGGGCTGGCCGGCGTGCGCGCCGTGGAAGCCCTGCGCAGCAAGGGGTACGAGGGCGCGCTGACGCTCGTGTCGGCCGAGCGCGAGCGGCCGTACGACCGGCCGCCGCTGTCGAAGGCCGTCCTCGCGGGCGACTCCGACGACACGACGGTCGACGCCGACTGGGCGGCGCTGCGCTGCGAGCTGCTGCTCGGCGAGCGCGCGACCGCGCTGCGGCCCGCCGCGCCGGGGCGCGGCGGCGTGCTCGCCACCACCGCCGGCGACCTGCCGTTCGACGGACTGGTCATCGCGACCGGCGCCACCCCCGTCACGCTGCCGGGGGAGGGCCGCCAGCACGTGCTGCGGACCATCGGCGACTCCCGCGACCTGCGGTCCCGGCTGACCGGGGGCGCCCGGATCGTGATCGTCGGCGCGGGCTGGATCGGTGCCGAAGTCGCGACCACCGCCGCGAAGAAGGGCTGCCGCGTCACCGTCGTGGAGGCGGCCGACACGCCCCTCGCCAACGCGATCGGGCCCGAGATCGGCGCGCTGACCGCCCCCTGGTACGCCGAGGCCGGCGTCGAACTGCGCACCGGGGTGAAGGTCGCCGAGGTCGAGCGGGGCGGCCTCGCCCTCGCCGGCGGCGGCCGGATCGAGGCCGACGAGGTCGTGGTCGGCGTCGGCGTCCGCCCGGACGTGTCCTGGCTGGACGGCTCCGGGCTGCTGGTCGAGCGCGGCGTGGTCACCGACGGCTCGTTCCGCGTCTACCAGGGCGAGGAGGAGCCCGGAGCGCTCCGCCCGGACATCGTGGCGGTCGGCGACTGCGCCGCCTGGTGGTCGGAGCGCTACGGCCGGCGGCTCCTCGTCGAGCACTGGGACACCGCCCTCAACGCCCCCGAGACCGCCGCGGCGGCCCTGCTGGGCGCGGACGCGCGCTACGACGCCGCCCCCTACTTCTGGTCCGAGCAGTTCGGCCGCATGGTGCAGTACGCGGGCAGCCACGCCGCGTCCGAGCGGCTCGTCCACCGCGGCGACCCGGCCGGCCGCAAGTGGGCGGCGGTGTGGCTGACCGGCGACCGCCTCGACGCGATCCTCACCGTCGACCGGCCCCGCGACCTGGTGCAGGCGCGGCGGGTGATCGCCGCCGGGACGCCGGTGGACCCGGCGGCGATCGCCGACCCGGACGTGCCCGTCCGGCAGGCCGTTCGCGGATAGCGATCGGCGGCGGAGGGTAACGGCTGTCCAGAGGGTTTGAGGCTTCCGAAGGCGTGGTAGCAAGGGGGCGTGACGCAGATGCACGCAACCGTTGACAGCGCACTCGACCCCCGGACCGACGCCCTCGCCGGCGACTGGCTCACCCTCCGCGAGACCGCCGAACGGCTCGGGATCCGGCCCAACCGGATCAAGCAGCTCATCCACGAGCACCGCATCCTCGCGGTGCGCCGGGAGGGGCAGCCGATGGTGCCCGCGGCGTTCATCCAGGACGGCCAGGTCATCAAGGGCCTGCCCGGCACGCTGACGCTGCTGTCGGACGCCGGGTTCGACGACGTCGAGACGATCCGCTGGCTGTTCACCGCCGACGACACGCTGCCCGGCACGCCGGTGGACGCGCTCAGCGAGAACCGGGGGACCGAGGTCCGCCGCCGCGCCCAGGCCCTCGCCTTCTAACCCCGGCGGCACCGCAGGAACACGCACATGACACGATCGCGGGGTCGTGCGGCGGGAGCACCGCCGCGCGGCCCCGCGATCCAGCATGATCCGAACCCGTGAAAGGACGTGCCCCGGCCGTGTCCAGGCATCTCCCCTCCGAACGCGCCGTCGCGCTGCGCGCCCGGCTCGGCCGGGCCCGCCTCTACCTGTGCACCGACGCGCGGGAGCGGCAGGGCGACCTGCCGGAGTTCCTGGACGCCGTCCTCGCGAACGGCGTCGACATCGTCCAGCTCCGCCAGAAGGGCCTGGAGGCCCGGCGGGAGATGGCCCACCTGGAGGTCTTCCGGGCGGCCTGCGACCGGCACGGCGCGCTCCTCGCCGTCAACGACCGGGCCGACGTGGCGCACGCCGTCCGCGCGGACGTGCTGCACCTCGGCCAGGACGACCTGCCGGTGCCCGCCGCCCGCGAGATCGTCGGCGGCGACGTGCTGATCGGCCGGTCCACGCACTCCGGCGAGCAGGCGTCGGCGGCGGCCGCCGAGCCCGGCGCCGACTACTTCTGCGCGGGCCCGGTGTGGCCCACGCCGACCAAGCCCGGCCGCCCCGCGCCCGGCCCGAAGCTGCTGGAGTACGTGGCGGCGCAGCGGCCGGCGCGGCCCTGGTTCGCGATCGGCGGCATCGACCTCGGCACCCTCGACACGGTGCTGGCCGCGGGCGCGGCCCGCGTCGTCGTGGTCCGGGCGATCACCGAGGCGGACGACCCCGGCGCCGCCGCCGCGCAGTTCGCGCGCCGGCTCGCGGCCTGAGCGTTCCCTGGGCCCGGGTTTGACCCGGATCACGGTGCGGGACGGCGGGACGATCACCGACAATGGGGATCATGACCCTGGGACCCGACGACGACCGCACCGTCGAACTGGACGACGACCCGCCGATCCTGCCCGACCAGACGTCCGACGACACCGACGTCGGCTGGGGCGAGTGGCGCGGCGGCGGCGACGATGACTCCCGCCTGCTGGAGGAGCGCCCGCCGCACTGGTAGCGCCCGCCCGGACGGGTGACGCGCCGGCTCAGAACATCATGCCGAGCGCGAACCCGGCGATGACGACGGCGCCGAGCGCGACCATCATCCGCCAGCGGTAGCGCGGGATGCGCTTCGGGCGCGGCTTCGGCGCGGGCGTGCGGCCCTCCCGCAGCGCCCGGACGAGCTGCGGCGCGGTCGGCCGCGCCGCCGGGTTCTTGTCCAGGCAGCGGGCGGCGAGGTCGCGCAGCGGGCCGCGCATGTCGCCGAGGTCCGGCGGCCGGGTGGTGACGCGCCGCATCACGGCGGCGCTCGGCCCGGTGCCGAACGGCGGCCGCCCGGTCGCGGCGAACACCATCGCGGCGCCCCAGGCGAACACGTCGGCGGGCGGCCCGACCGGCTCGTCCTCGATCTGCTCGGGCGCCATGTAGGCGGGTGTGCCGACCGGGCCGGTGGTCAGCGGCGTGGCGGGCCCGAGGGCGTCGGTGGTGCGGGCGATGCCGAAGTCGATGACCTTGGCGCCGTCCGGGCCGAGCAGCACGTTGCCGGGCTTGAAGTCGCGGTGCACGATCCCGGCGCGGTGGATCGCGGCCAGCGCCGCCGCCGTCCGCAGCGCGGCCTTGCGCAGCTGCGGGGCGGGCAGCGGGCCCCGGTCGGCGACGACCTGCTGCAGCGACGGGCCCTCGACGTACTCGCTGACGATGTAGGGGCGGTCGCCGGTCATGTCGGCGTCCAGGACGCGCGCTGTGTGCCGCCCGGACACCTGCAGCGCCGCCTCCGCCTCCTTGACGAAGCGGCTGCGCGCCCGCTGCCCGGCCGCCACGCCGCCGCGCAGCAGCTTGACGGTGACGAGCCCGCCCTCACGGTCGCGGCCGAGGTAGACGACGCCCTGGCCGCCCTCGCCCAGCCGGGCGAGCAGCGTGTAGCCGGCGAGGCGGCGCGGGTCGTCCGGGCCGAGCGGCGTGCCGGGCCCGCGGTCCTGCGCGGGCCGGGACGCGGCGGTCGGGCGCGCCTGGCCCGCGTGGGCCTGGCCCACGCGTCCCTGCTTGGCGCCCGCGGGCTTGGCCACGGCCTGCTGGGCGGCCTGCTTGGCGGGCTGCTTGGCGGTGGGCGGGGCCGGGCGCGGCTTGGTCGCGCGGCCGGGTCGCCCGGTCCGGGCGGCGGTGGGACGCGCGGGGTGGGCGTTCGTCCTCCCGCGGGAGGTGTCGTGCGGCACAGGAAGACTCCGACTCGGCGGGGACGGACGAAGATTTCCCTATTTGTACC
It encodes:
- a CDS encoding serine/threonine-protein kinase, which codes for MPHDTSRGRTNAHPARPTAARTGRPGRATKPRPAPPTAKQPAKQAAQQAVAKPAGAKQGRVGQAHAGQARPTAASRPAQDRGPGTPLGPDDPRRLAGYTLLARLGEGGQGVVYLGRDREGGLVTVKLLRGGVAAGQRARSRFVKEAEAALQVSGRHTARVLDADMTGDRPYIVSEYVEGPSLQQVVADRGPLPAPQLRKAALRTAAALAAIHRAGIVHRDFKPGNVLLGPDGAKVIDFGIARTTDALGPATPLTTGPVGTPAYMAPEQIEDEPVGPPADVFAWGAAMVFAATGRPPFGTGPSAAVMRRVTTRPPDLGDMRGPLRDLAARCLDKNPAARPTAPQLVRALREGRTPAPKPRPKRIPRYRWRMMVALGAVVIAGFALGMMF
- the thiE gene encoding thiamine phosphate synthase encodes the protein MSRHLPSERAVALRARLGRARLYLCTDARERQGDLPEFLDAVLANGVDIVQLRQKGLEARREMAHLEVFRAACDRHGALLAVNDRADVAHAVRADVLHLGQDDLPVPAAREIVGGDVLIGRSTHSGEQASAAAAEPGADYFCAGPVWPTPTKPGRPAPGPKLLEYVAAQRPARPWFAIGGIDLGTLDTVLAAGAARVVVVRAITEADDPGAAAAQFARRLAA
- the thiO gene encoding glycine oxidase ThiO, which produces MQIVIVGAGVIGLATAWRTAAAGGGGVTLVDPSPASGASSVAAGMLTPVSELTYGEEPLLRLGLASRDRYGAFVAELEELTGLGTGHRTDGLLQVAFDADDLKYLDDLRRFQESLGIPAEALTGRESRRAEPMLAPGVRGGLLAPADGSIDPRRLTAALLAACERTGVHLVRERAARIVVEGGAAAGVGLDDGTVLRADRVLLAAGPWSGDLEGLPPGSVPPVRPVKGQVIRLRTRVPFLRRTIRGLVKGSSVYLVPRADGEIVLGATQEELGFDTRVTAGGLWELLRDARELLPGITELEFAEVTAGLRPGSPDNAPLMGPSALPGLLLGTGHFRNGVLLAPVSADILSAMLLDRPVPEVAGPFAPGRFCEVQA
- a CDS encoding DMT family transporter, whose protein sequence is MQQENTGRVDKRAVAAATVTVVLWASAFVSIRSAGAEYGPGALALGRLLSGTVVLGVLWAIRREGLPPRAAWPGIVTAGVLWFGAYMVALNWGEQLVDAGTAALVVNIGPILIALLGGWLLKEGISARLVAGMAVSFAGAAVVGLSMSGDGRASVGGVLLCLAAAVTYAAGVVSQKPALRHASALQFTTFACGIGALACLPFAGQLAEQAAHAPAGATLNMVYLGVFPTALAFTTWGYALARTSAGKMGATTYAVPALVVAMSWLFLGEVPGLVTLAGGLLCLAGVAVSRSRGRRRATPAPEASPQGLMDAHTRG
- the thiS gene encoding sulfur carrier protein ThiS, yielding MKVTVNGEPRELAEAASVAEAVASVTAARTGVAAALNDEVVRRSAWETTPLSDGDRLEVLTAVQGG
- the pknB gene encoding Stk1 family PASTA domain-containing Ser/Thr kinase, with amino-acid sequence MDMTVADPLVGRMLDGRYRIESRIARGGMATVYLARDVRLDRTVAIKVMHAGLASDEDFVTRFIGEAKAAAALSHPNVVAVYDQRTDGEHVFLVMEYVPGRTLREELTARGRLGPRAALEIMQPVLAALGAAHRAGLVHRDVKPENVLITEDGQVKVADFGLARAETASKMTKTGVIIGTVGYLAPEQVLSGDADFRSDVYAAGIMLFELLTGRLPHQGDTPLAVAYKHVNETVPPPSTLVPGLPPQVDALVTDATSHDPARRPHDANQYLAEAAEVFGGLPRDFDRRLEESSHRATSVLEAPAPGHTAVLDPRVEPTADHPAQRTRTDRAIGALTGRYVLVAIGAIAALILGWAVWYQTSGQYEHVPSSIIGMKVADARDQLQSKGLEVRTAKAVYDDRVHKGGVARSDPPAGARLAKGEPVTLTPSKGLTPHEVPDVEGKPLADAKKTLEDKGFTVGRTSTSPSQTVGKDRVISTDPEAGRKQSPDEPIAIVVSTGMSMPDLVGQNGDAAANQLRSMGLNVNVQKKKVDGKQPNTVVSQAPSEGTGVSRGDDVTIVVNKRDCIVDAGPIQLGCDDGGGEEKIPVPNVTGRTVDDAKKALKDSGFKVNVTGIGGNVVRFQSPSSGEAPRGSTVTLVKGP
- a CDS encoding NAD(P)/FAD-dependent oxidoreductase, whose protein sequence is MDRVIVVGGGLAGVRAVEALRSKGYEGALTLVSAERERPYDRPPLSKAVLAGDSDDTTVDADWAALRCELLLGERATALRPAAPGRGGVLATTAGDLPFDGLVIATGATPVTLPGEGRQHVLRTIGDSRDLRSRLTGGARIVIVGAGWIGAEVATTAAKKGCRVTVVEAADTPLANAIGPEIGALTAPWYAEAGVELRTGVKVAEVERGGLALAGGGRIEADEVVVGVGVRPDVSWLDGSGLLVERGVVTDGSFRVYQGEEEPGALRPDIVAVGDCAAWWSERYGRRLLVEHWDTALNAPETAAAALLGADARYDAAPYFWSEQFGRMVQYAGSHAASERLVHRGDPAGRKWAAVWLTGDRLDAILTVDRPRDLVQARRVIAAGTPVDPAAIADPDVPVRQAVRG
- a CDS encoding thiazole synthase, with product MEKDALVIAGEELDSRLIMGTGGAPSMHVLREALTASGTALTTVAMRRVDPSARGSVLDVLKECGIRVLPNTAGCFTAGEAVLTAKLAREALGTDWVKLEVIADERTLLPDPIELVEAAEQLVDDGFTVLPYTSDDPVLAHRLEQLGCAAVMPLGSPIGSGLGIRNPHNIELIVERAGVPVILDAGLGTASDAALAMELGCDAVLLATAVTRAQDPARMAAAMRHGVEAGRLARLAGRIPRRRYAQASSPFEGLATS
- a CDS encoding helix-turn-helix domain-containing protein, yielding MHATVDSALDPRTDALAGDWLTLRETAERLGIRPNRIKQLIHEHRILAVRREGQPMVPAAFIQDGQVIKGLPGTLTLLSDAGFDDVETIRWLFTADDTLPGTPVDALSENRGTEVRRRAQALAF